In Citrobacter sp. RHB25-C09, the following proteins share a genomic window:
- a CDS encoding basic amino acid ABC transporter substrate-binding protein: MFSKWMKAGCLMIALSGTAFAAQETYVVGAGGTYRPFEFENSQKQLEGFDIDIIKAIAKAENFDVKLVNTPWEGIFATLNSGDRDIIISGITITDKRKQMVDFSSPYFPAEQSIVVPADSKVNSLASLKEEKVGVVNSSTGDIVVSEVLGKNSTSIKRFDNTPLMLQELFEDGVSAAVGDVGVVKYYIKQHPEKQFKLVPDAKFERQYFGIAVAKGNTELQQKINAGLKKIIADGTYDKIYKTWFDSEVPTLPSE; encoded by the coding sequence ATGTTCAGTAAGTGGATGAAAGCAGGATGTTTGATGATTGCCCTGTCGGGGACAGCTTTTGCGGCACAGGAAACCTATGTCGTTGGTGCCGGCGGAACCTATCGTCCGTTTGAGTTTGAAAATAGCCAGAAGCAACTCGAAGGCTTTGATATTGATATTATTAAAGCTATCGCCAAAGCAGAGAACTTTGACGTCAAGCTGGTGAATACACCGTGGGAGGGGATTTTCGCCACGCTAAACTCCGGCGACCGCGACATCATTATCTCTGGTATTACCATTACCGATAAGCGTAAGCAGATGGTGGATTTCTCCAGTCCTTATTTCCCGGCTGAACAGTCTATCGTTGTGCCTGCAGATTCGAAGGTGAACTCACTGGCGTCGCTGAAAGAAGAAAAGGTTGGGGTGGTCAACTCCAGTACTGGCGATATCGTCGTTTCTGAGGTGCTGGGGAAAAACAGCACCTCTATTAAGCGTTTTGATAACACGCCGCTGATGCTCCAGGAGTTATTCGAAGACGGCGTTAGCGCAGCGGTCGGTGACGTGGGCGTGGTTAAGTACTATATAAAGCAGCATCCGGAAAAACAGTTTAAGTTAGTTCCCGATGCAAAATTTGAGCGTCAGTATTTTGGTATTGCCGTTGCGAAAGGGAATACCGAATTACAGCAAAAGATAAACGCAGGGCTGAAGAAAATTATCGCGGATGGCACCTACGATAAAATTTATAAAACCTGGTTTGACAGTGAAGTGCCGACGTTACCGTCAGAATAA
- the lpxP gene encoding kdo(2)-lipid IV(A) palmitoleoyltransferase, with protein MFPKCKFTRAFLHPRYWLTWFGLGVLWLLVQLPYPVLCFLGTRTGTAARPFLKRRESIARKNLELCFPSWSEEQREKIIEENFRSLGMALLETGMAWFWPDRRVRKWFDVEGLANLQRAQAQNRGVMVVGVHFMSLELGGRVMGLCQPMMATYRPHNNPLMEWVQTRGRMRSNKAMIGRNNLRGIVSALKKGEAVWFAPDQDYGPKGSSFAPFFAVKNVATTNGTYVLSRLSGAAMLTVTMVRKADNSGYQLYITPEMEGYPADESQAAAYMNKIIEKEIMRAPEQYLWIHRRFKTRPLGEASLYI; from the coding sequence ATGTTTCCTAAATGCAAATTTACCCGCGCGTTCCTGCATCCGCGCTACTGGCTCACCTGGTTTGGTCTGGGTGTTCTCTGGTTATTGGTGCAACTCCCGTATCCTGTCCTGTGCTTTCTTGGCACCCGCACGGGCACAGCGGCACGTCCTTTTTTAAAACGTCGCGAGTCCATCGCCCGTAAGAATCTTGAACTCTGCTTCCCGTCCTGGTCTGAAGAACAGCGGGAAAAAATTATCGAAGAAAATTTCCGTTCCCTCGGTATGGCGCTGCTGGAAACCGGCATGGCATGGTTCTGGCCGGATCGTCGCGTACGTAAATGGTTTGATGTAGAAGGACTGGCCAACCTGCAACGCGCTCAGGCACAAAATCGGGGCGTAATGGTTGTCGGCGTGCATTTCATGTCGCTGGAACTGGGTGGACGCGTAATGGGGCTGTGCCAGCCGATGATGGCAACCTATCGCCCGCACAATAATCCGCTGATGGAGTGGGTCCAGACGCGTGGCCGGATGCGCTCAAACAAAGCGATGATCGGCAGAAATAACCTGCGCGGCATCGTCAGCGCCCTGAAAAAAGGTGAAGCCGTCTGGTTTGCGCCCGATCAGGATTACGGCCCGAAGGGCAGCTCCTTCGCGCCGTTTTTCGCCGTCAAAAATGTGGCCACGACTAACGGCACTTATGTCCTGTCGCGCTTATCCGGCGCGGCCATGCTTACCGTCACGATGGTGAGAAAAGCGGATAACAGCGGTTATCAACTGTATATCACCCCTGAGATGGAAGGCTATCCGGCCGATGAGAGTCAGGCAGCGGCCTATATGAACAAGATCATCGAGAAAGAGATCATGCGCGCACCTGAGCAATATCTCTGGATCCATCGTCGCTTTAAAACCCGCCCGCTGGGTGAAGCCTCGCTCTATATCTGA